In Neorhizobium galegae, the following proteins share a genomic window:
- a CDS encoding MarR family winged helix-turn-helix transcriptional regulator, translating to MEAEAASADLELIAHGPHGKNKPETRLWLRMLSTTKLITTEIRRRLRTEFGATLPQFDLMAQLYREADGLRLGELSKRTMVTNGNVTGLVERLETDGFVQRVTPDGDRRVTVAKLTPAGTELFVAMAAAHEGWLRDIMADVDPAMVASLWSEIGAVKASASNHLSGSAFE from the coding sequence ATGGAAGCAGAAGCGGCAAGCGCCGACCTGGAACTGATCGCCCATGGCCCGCATGGGAAGAACAAGCCTGAGACGCGGCTCTGGCTGCGCATGCTTTCCACCACCAAGCTGATCACCACCGAAATCCGCCGCCGGCTCCGCACCGAGTTCGGCGCGACGCTTCCCCAGTTCGATCTGATGGCGCAGCTCTATCGCGAGGCGGACGGCTTGAGGCTCGGCGAGCTTTCCAAGCGCACCATGGTGACGAACGGCAACGTGACCGGCCTGGTGGAGCGGCTGGAGACGGACGGTTTCGTGCAGCGGGTCACGCCGGACGGGGACCGCCGCGTCACCGTCGCCAAGCTGACGCCCGCCGGTACCGAGCTTTTTGTCGCCATGGCAGCCGCCCACGAAGGCTGGCTGCGCGATATCATGGCCGATGTGGACCCGGCGATGGTCGCCTCACTGTGGTCGGAGATCGGCGCGGTGAAGGCTTCCGCCAGCAACCATCTTTCCGGCAGCGCCTTCGAATAG